DNA from Tripterygium wilfordii isolate XIE 37 chromosome 15, ASM1340144v1, whole genome shotgun sequence:
CACGAGATGTAAGTGGGGCAAAGCCAACCATGAAAAAGTGAAGTCTAGGGAATGGAATCAAGTTGACAGCAAGTTTACGGAGGTCTGAATTGAGCTGTCCAGGGAAACGGAGGCAACAAGTAACACCACTCATAGTAGCTGAAATGAGGTGGTTCAAGTCTCCAACtgacaaaacaaacaatatacaTTGCCGGTTAGTTCCTACAGAGACAAAGGGGAATTGTTTCAAAGTTCCACAAGCCACCAAAAACAAAAGTCTTACCATTAAAAACAAAACAGTTAAAAGAGGATCCCCATATAAATGCATATATCAGAGAAACCATTTATTGCAAGGTGCAACTAGTTGAACCAATTTATAAGCTATCCGCAAAACCATGTGATTGACACAATATATTCCACAGTTCAAAGGATATCTGCAACAGGCCAAAGAGAGCATTCTCACATATTGCCCGACTATGGAGACTGCAACCTTAGCATATCACAAAGGCAATACCTAGGCAAATATGGCCATGTGAGACCTATGTGCAACAACTGCACTAGTGAGATTGTGCACAGAACGATAACATGACAACCTAAAAACACAGTCAAGACCAACAAAACCCCTACAAAACTGCATCGGGAGCAAAAAGAAGACAGATAATGAATTTTTCTTAAAttgagaagaaaacaaagaatagcAAGGCAACAACACACAAGCCTTGGTAAAAGCGTAATTTAATCGGCACAACAAACCATGGATCAACAATCTCAACGTTCTAAATATCCTCTGATCAAATTAAACAGTCTAAGAAATCGAAAActattaaattcaaaaatcaaaataatacgACAGAAAATTAGCTTACAGCTGGGAGTAGTGAGCTTGAGAGTTCGGAAGCAAATGTCGTAGAGAGCCTCGTTGTCAAGAACCATGCATTCGTCAGCATTTTCAACGAGTTGGTGAACAGACAGGGTGGCATTGTATGGCTCAACAACGGTGTCAGAAACCTTGGGAGATGGAAATACAGAGAACGTGAGCATCATGCGGTCAGGGTACTCCTCCCTTATCTTTGATATCAGTAGCGTCCCCATTCCAGATCCAGTGCCACCACCGAGGGAGTGGCATACCTGAAACCCTGCAACCAAGcacatcaaaagaaaaataagaaaccgAAAGTAACAGGTAAGAGATTACGCAGCTTGTTTAAGAGAACCAACAGAGAAAGATCAagcaaatagaagaaaaaaaattcacgcAAAGAAAGGAGTTCATATTCTTCTTCAGCCTCCCGGGTTTTCTGGTAAACCAAACAGTCGTCAAAAAAACTTCGTATAAAAAGGAATACAAATTGTCAAGGAGAAATACAATTAAAGGTAAATACAACTCCGTCACTTCATCGCTAAGCAAACAGAAATAGAGGAAAGGTTACCTTGAATGCAATCGCAGTTCTCGGCCTCCTTCCTGACGACGTCAAGAACCGAGTCGATCAACTCCGCCCCCTCCGTGTAGTGACCCTTGGCCCAATTATTACCAGCACCGGACTGTCCAAACACAAAGTTGTCAGGCCTGAAAATCTGCCCATACGGTCCAGATCTGACACTATCCATAGTCCCCGGCTCAAGATCCATGAGCACAGCACGGGGAACGAATCGGCCACAGCTTGCCTCGTTGTAGTAAACGTTAACCCTCTCCAACTGCAGATCCGAGTCCCCGTTGTACCGACCAGTGGAGTCGATCCCGTGCTCCGCACATACTACCTCCCAGAACTTGGCTCCTATTTGGTTCCCGCACTGACCGCCCTGGATGTGCAAGATTTCTCTCATTTTCGGAATTCGCTTCTCTCGGGTTTTTCCGGTAAAGTGAAGGAAAGTAGGGTGAGAAGCTGTGTCTGAAAATGCGAGTAGGGCTTACGAGAGGTAGAAGAGAAGATATTTATATCACAAACTTGACGCCGTTTCGTTTGATGGTGAGAGAAAGCTGCGGATTGACGGAGAGCGTAACGGGCGTTAGGTTTTAGTGggaattgaaattttgaaaacgGGATATGATTCAGTGGTAAGCATTCTATATTGTTTTCCTAGAATTGAGTACATGGCATCGTTCTATTGGTCAAGGCAGAAACCACCTCATGCCCCATTGGTGTTATTTTATGAGCTCTTTAATATTCCATGCGCACAAAAAGAAATCATATATCCCCGTACTATTTGAGTCATTTGACTACTTAGgttatcaaattaaaaaatcgACAAAACTATGTCGCTCAATTTATGACACTCATTTTATCCTCAATCTTATGTAGCATGTGTGATAGTAATTATTTATGGTTCCACATATCCCATTTTATGTACATATAATTCAACAGTTcggataactgagataccaactGTCAAGATTCCTATCATAATTActattataaatacatatataagacTCACTTAACATAAAACACCCACATAAATTAGGGGTAAATGAGAGTCGTTTATctcattttttttgtcatttttgatGTGCAAGTTAAGCTATTATAATGACTGTGACAGACTTTTAAGTCAATTGGGAGGGTTGAGTGTAAGAGGAATATGTGATACCACCATCAAAACTTATCATCATGTGGCCCCCTTACTATTTGGTGCAAAAGGCATTCAAAGCTGTTAAACTGGCAGAACAAAGAGTTGCAGTGGGTTTATCATGTTTTGCTATCACACTAAGATGTCTTGTGACCAAAGCAATTCCACTTACACCTACCCATTTTGGTGTGCTTCTGGACCCTCAATTTACATCCCTTAGATGCCTTACATGGGTCATCAATGATGAAACAATAGGTATAGGATTACTTTATAAGGAATTTCCTCttatcttttgatcatgaatgGGACCAAgaaattgttttttgttttctacatCACACAATAAGTACGCTAGAATCACTCAGACACTTACTTCTGCATGTACCTTAAAATGAAACATGATGGGATAAAGTtgccaaaatatattttactctCTATCATAGTGTAACACTCAACCCTTCCCTCCGCATTAACGACACTTTGTGTGCTACTTTGTCTGCTCAAACTCAATACTAACACATGCTACTTTGAGCCCAATAAAATATTCTCAGTTGTCCTGAAGTTTTGAAATTAGCTTCAAGTTTCAATGAAATAACCATTTTTAATactaaattttattattattagtattgagGGGTACTTGAATCTAATGTTGGTTATAGTCCTAATTAGTATCTAACATAACAAACATTCTattaaaattagaaaatcaatttttgaCATTTGAGGCCCCAATTGTGGAGGCATTAAACTAAATGGTGACCACAattaacacaaaaaataaataaataaataaaaagggcACCCTAGACCGCCTTTTTCTCCTCCAAATTCTCTGAATCCCCTTAACACCTACACTATCCCTTCAAAACACCACACACTCTCTATAACCTCTCATACACAGAAAAACAAGGATCAATCTTTCTATTTTTCACTTCATTCTTTCTCAATATTCCCTcctcttgctctctctctctctacttctcCATTTTGCAATCCACAACAAAGGCCCCTTGCAAGCTCATTGGTGGCAAAATGGTTtgtgttctctctctcttacaATCTTATTGTTTGAATATGTCGGTGATGAATAACGTTGATGACAATGTTTGTTTCGGAGGCAGGCGAATTCCTCATCTGGAATGGCTATCAGCGATGAGTGCAAATTAAGGTTCTTGGAATTAAAAGCAAAACGAGTTTATCGGTTCATAGTGTTCAAGATCGATGAGAAAGCTCAGCAAGTGAAGGTCGAGAAGGTTGGGGAACCTAGTGAAAGCTATGAGGATTTTACTGCCTGTTTGCCTGCCAATGAATGTCGTTACGCCGTCTACGATTTCGATTTCACAACCAACGAGAATTGCCAGAAGAGCAAGATCTTCTTCGTCTCATggtaattaaattatatataagtCATGTCGTTACAACCCTATCTTTCGATACTGAACAGTACTGTAAcatacacaatttttttttcttcagtttgATTATCACAAAATGTATATAAGTAATTGATTATGTgtgtgattatatatataggtcTCCAGATACATCAAGGGTGAGAAGTAAAATGGTGTATGCCAGTTCCAAGGATAGGTTCAGGAGAGAGCTTGATGGGGTTCAAGTTGAGCTGCAAGCAACCGATCCAAGTGAGATAAGCTTGGACATTGTCAAACAAAGAGCactctaaaccctaattatATATTGTGACTTTGGCACAATTGGCTTGGTGAAgagagctagctagctagctatgCATATATGGTTCCATTATGAGTTAAAATAGCTAGTGCATATATTAATGTCATTGTATAACTTCTACCTAttgatttttagttttttacttGGGGTAGTTTTGTGTAATTGGTGTGAAAAATAACATATGGGTTGTGATTTTGTCCCTTGATATAGAAGAGATGTTTTCAAATTGTCCGAGAAATGAGAATTGCTATTAATTACTATCATCgagaaccacgagtagctcATATAGTACTCATGTGTGCGGTATCTCATAGACGTCTCGAGTTCGAACATCCCCATCCCCTTCCcttgtattaaaaaatatatatttaattactATCATCTCCATCATGATCTTCTTTACAAATTTTAATACTAAGAATATATAAATGAtttcttttaaataattaaGTATACAGAAGACAAGTCCTTGACAAACGTGAGCCTCAATGCCTCCTAGCATGCAAGCATTTACAATGAACATAAAGAAAATGGATGGGAGAACAATGTGTGTGATTTCTGACCAGTGACTACAGAGGAAGATATAAAAAGGGAGAAAGGTATGTGTGATTTACAGCATGTTAGTTGCTAGCATTTGACTCCACTATGGCGACAGTGCAAGCTCAGCCCAGGCCAGAGAAGATGCATTGAGCTCAGCGGGTATGGATGTATCGATTCTGCTCTCCAGCAAGGTGCTTAATTCCTGCATGGATGGCCTCTTACTAGGGTCTGGATCGATGCAAAGGTGCACCACTTCACATATAACCTTGAGGTCATCAAATTTGAAGTGTTTCAACTCGGGATCAACGACATACGACATCACTTCAGGCAACTCCAGATATTCTTGAGCCTGCAGTGAAGGACAGCtatcaacttcttttctttgatttgtAGAGTAACAATACGCCTAATAACTTCaagaaactttaaaaaaaaaaaaaaaaaggacttagCAAATACCCAAATTCTTAAGTTTCTTACCCATTCTACCAAGCAGACTTTGTCCTTGCAGTACGGAGGTCTCCCGCTGATAATTTCCAGTAAGAGAACACCAAAAGCATAAACATTGCCTTGGACATCCAGATGGCGCTCCTCCATAGAATTTGGAAGAACACAAATAGCTCCTTGGTTAGCAATAGAGCCTGAGTTCTTTTCTGATCTTGCAAGAATTGTCTTGCAACTTTCAAAATCAACCAGCTGCAGCAGGGGGTAAAAACCGGAAACATTTAAGCAAACAGGACACTCCATATTTCACAGGCTTCAAAATTTTGGGATAAGGCGTTTGGTATACCTTAGGTGAAAAGTTGTCTGTAAGATATACAGCACTAGAATTCAGCTCTGATATTGTAAATGGCGGCTCAAGTTCTGTGTGGAGATACTTGAGTCCACGAGCAATGCCTAGAACAATGTTCATACGACGTGTCCAAGAAAACTGGCATCCTTCCCCATCTGCAGTCAAATTCATTTTTATGGCTCAAgctaatacatatatatatatatatatatatccccttTTTGTATGAAGATGTTAATTTAAGTGAAGATAGATAACGCTTCACTTACAATGGAGGTGCTCGTACAAAGTCCCATTTGATGCATATTCAAAAACCAGCATCCTCGTAAATGGATTGCTTTCTCTACAATATCCAAGCAACTTTCCTGCATTCTCGTGGTTTAATCTAGCCAAGTCTGCCACCTAAACGGAATGGCAAATAAAAGAACAGTATAATTTAGGCGtttcatttctttcaaaatcattaaatttttatcaatctACCCTGAATTAATCCGCAATTTGTTGCAGCACTAATAGGTAATTTACCTCTTTCTGGAAATACAGCTCAAGATAGCCTGTCCAATGCTCTTTTTTGACGCAGAGGGATATCACTGCGATTTCAGGCCCACCTTTCATGGTACCTTTATAGACCAAACTCCCAGGTGAGGAGCCTATAATGTTGCTAAAATCTTCACAGGCAACTTCAACCTCTTGTCTGGCGAATCTCACGACATCTTTCAGCATCTCAGAATCTGCAAATAAAAAACCATTACTTGATAGTCTACAAATGAACTGCTTTTTCAGATGGCAAAAGGTCTTAATTTGATTGAGGCTTGGGTAGTTGTCGGGATCAGCCGAACCCACCTATGTACACTGTCATATGGTCTTTCTCACTTGATGATTTCTTCCAAGGAATTATGAGAGAAGATTTGCTATTGGATCTCTGAAGAGCAGTGAGAACTGCAACAATAAAGAGTGAACCCACCATAGTTCCTGTCGCTATTTCCAGAGCCAAAAGCCACGCGGGTTTTGATGACCCCTGATGATTAGCAGTGTCATCAGCAGGTCGATGCCTAGATATGTTAGTTTGATGGCTTCTGGTAGGTGGAGTACTACCTACAAAAGGCATAAAATCAAAGTTAACAACTATAATCAATGTTGACTAGTTTAAAACGCTCATTATAAGTTGAAAGTTTGATTAGACAACTTTATGCAATATTAGATTGTATTAGCAGATGCTGATATTTGACATTTCAGGATCAAAAGATTAAAATCTTGTAGGTTATTAAATATTTGTTGTGAATAATTATATCTAAAATGGACAGCATAATTACTCTCTCTCCATGCTTTTACATCTCCAGAGAATCTCCTATTCGCTACAAATCCTTATTGTTTATGTAAAattcaaggtaaaatatctCCATTGACAGCTCAGAAATGCAGCATAAGTAAATCATACCATAAAGTGAACATTGTGTGGCATTACGCTGCTTAGGATCTTTATTTTGCAGGCAGTTTCCTTGAAAGCTTGTACTGCGTGACATAAATAAGAAAATGTGAGTCTAAAGAATTATGATGAGAGAAGccaatatgaaaaagaaacagaaaagcaCCTTGGAAGATACCCCAGGCACTTGGGTATGCTCCCAACAAAGAAGTTGTATGAGAAATCAGCCACTTTTAACTGAGAAGACTGGCAGAAGCCAGTTAAGTTCGCATTTGAGTCATACCTGAACAACAAACGAAGAATCAATATCCAAAAATCAatgtataaaactataaatgaCTTTGCTTTCCACCCTTTGGGCTACTTTAGGTTCTAAACTAGGAGCTTATTCAATCTTATGGTTACATGACAAAACTCGAAAAATATTTCACAAGGATAAATTTCGTAAAACTTAACAATGCATGAATATCCCACTTACATTCCACGAATGTCGGACTTTGTTGCTGAATTGTTAGTAGAAGGAAGAGTTCCTTGAAGCTTATTCCGGTCAAGCTGAAGTTCCTGCAGATACTTCAAATTGCCAAGCTCAGGAGGTAATTTTCCAGTCAACCCGTTTGACTGGAGGTTTCTGCAACAAAAGAAGGGAGACTGACACATGCCAAAACATTCATTAAATGTGAATCCAAAACCCCTGAAATTTTTTCTTCTTACATTTTCTGGATACTGGTCAAGTTCCCTAACTCTGGAGGAATTGGACCCGTCAGTTGATTCATCCCCAAATCCAAAAGCTTAAGGAATTTCAGGGAGCCCAATTCTTTTGGTATTATACCAAGCAGATTATTCCCATGCAAAATTCTGCAGAACATAAAATAAAACTTAATAATTGTATGTTGATGTATATTTCAACCCATGCAAAGTATGAAAGGAACATACAGTTCTTGTAAATAGGTGATTCTACCCAATTCTGGTGCAAGAAACCCTCGTAAAGATGAGCTAGTGATGTTTCTGCAAAACAGATTTGTAGCTCCAAATTGATGAGACAAGGGTTTCAATATACGGCCAAATTATGCTGATTAATAAGTaatgttttctttgtttcagTAGTTAAATTAACTGTCTAATGATGAACAATGATTACATAATCAACAAAAATACCTAGCAGCTACAATACATCTGATGGTAGACTTAAGTATATATAAACAATTCACATTACATCTGCAAGACTACAGCATCATGAAATCTACTTATACGGACAGTGTAGTACAGGAATACAGGCCTAAAGAGGAAAAGACTGAATGGATCATATCTTACATCTTCACAACACGGTCTCGAGCAAGAGAACATGACAGACCAGGCCAGTCACAAGGATCTGCATCTAAGGCGTTCCAATTGGACAGAAACACAAGTGGGTCGTCATATATAGCTTCCTTGAAGTTCAAAAGAGCCCGAACTGTAAGGAACAGAGATTTTCACTAATCAAACTATGACTCAAAAAAACTACAATTGTGGAAAGTTACTGCATAAATTGTGCTCATATCCGTACTAATCTCTAAAACTAAAGATCTGCTCATATAATGCAAAAAACTGTTCTTATATCCCGGAAGCTTAATCAGTCACTTAAgttcaagaaaacaaattcCCCTGTTTGGCAATTCAGAAAATGTAGAAAAGCAAAAATTAATAGAACTAACAAATCATTGAATCTTGAAGAACTTAAAACTAGAAAACGTAAGCAAATCCAGAGCAACATCAAAGCACCAAACAATAAGTTCGGAAACTCATCAGAGCCTACATTTGCTTATAAAGCAAACAAAGCTAATATAACTTCAAAGAGAATCAAGATCTGAGAAACGAAAATAAAACGACAAATGAACTTACCTTCATCTCTTGGAAAAGAATCAACGATCACAAAAAGACCTCCAAAGACAACACAAAGAACCACAAATGAAGTAAATGTATCGGATCTCATTTTTCTTAAAGCAACATTACGCTCTTTCTCCCGATATCACACACCAGACCGAAAGAACCCAGTAAGCATCATATGGGTTGGAGTAACGGGTTTTATGTAGAGAATGCAATGAAATTAGTAGATAAAGTGTTCGTCTTTGCATCACTGTAAAATTATGGGAGGAGTTAGAGAAATACTGACGACTAAAACGAGTGAGTATAAATCCAAGATTTTGGCAACTACCCACGAAAGCAAAAAGCAAATCACTTTGAAATGTGAGTAGGGAGAAATATATAACCCCTGAAAACCACCCCCAGAAGAAGCAGATGCGAGAGAAACTGGTATCCCAAAGAGATGTTTTGTTACCAATAGAAGACTAAAGAAGTAAAACCAGGGATTTAAACTCCAAATActgcaaaaaataaaacttgATAAAGTCATAAAGAAGAGAATGTTGTTGATCTTTACGTTTAaaataggattttttttttttttttacttttagttTGATTCAAGAAGCCATTTTTGTCGGTGATTTTAGAAGGGGTTATGGCGTTCTCTGCTAATGATTTGATTTACCAGAAACtgattttgatttctctttTCCAATGCATCTCGTGATACGAGAAATTAAATTCTATTTGGGCTTTTCTAACCGGTGTTTAATCTGCAACTTCTAAGTATCCATGATagatattaattaatataagtaTGCATTTCCcatgaaacaaacaaaattgtTGCTATTATGTTAGGGTTAAGCGTAAATAAGTCACTCAAAGAGAGGTCAATTTGTAATTAGGTCATGCaaagataaaaattttaaattgagtCACTCAATGTTCTAAATTTAAACAATTAACTCATTCCGATCAATTTCTTGTTAGAAATTGCTAACAtgtcaaaaaaattttgaaaactaaaataaaattaaaatagaaatGCCATGTGGAatgtaaaaataatataaattttaaaatgaaagtAAAAATGATAAGTGGCAttatgaaaagtaaaaaaaaatgaaaagaaaagaaaaatgaaacaagatcccgaatgaaaaattaaaaaaaaaaaatggaaaatttgatcctctctctttctctctcatcctcCCCTCCTTCCCCTCTCCCACCAAATTCACCAAAAATACTAGAAATTCAAGACCACTAGAAACAAAATCCAAAATGTCTTACCATTGGGTTTAGTCCAAAGCAATCTTGAACTCGCCATCATTGGAATGAATCATGGGTTTTGTTGAATCTACTTGGTCCAGCTCTGAAATATGGCGATGGGGACGCTGGCTATGACTAGGCGGGTCCGCATCTGGAGAGATTGTGGTGCTCTGAAAGGCATGGCTATGGTGGACCTCGGGAGAAAGTAAAGGGATATGGTGGCTAAGGAGTGGGTGGTGGTGGCGGCAGCGGGGCTGGGGGAAAGAAAGGGacaaagagaaaataaattttttttcttttttatttttgaagttaatatttttttaattccacgtcattttggtccacataggcaATAAATTGACACATCAATAAATTCCAATGACCAACTGGCTGGAAATTGACCCTCATGACCTAATTGTTTACaattgaaatattgaatgacccaatttgaaatttttttatttggatgacCTAATTACAAACGagagtatctttcagtgacctagaTGCACTAAACCCTATTATTATTATCTAATGTTATAAATCGGATTCCAACCCCAAACCTCTCAACTCGAAGAAATATTATTCATTATGAATCTAAGTTcgatataattttatatttaagaaAATTCTTAATTGATGTGAGATACAGATTTTAAATTATCAAATATTAAGCTTCAAATTTTGTGATAAACGGCGATAAATATTTAAGAGTCTTTTAAACATTATgtgtttttaaaattatttattcatgatttttattttctttaactaATGCtgtttatttaaatatattatttgtttcatAAAATAGAATGTGAAAcgatttttcttttccttttgatcCAACATTTCTAAtttctaaaatttaaaaaaaaaaaaaaagctcgaCGGAGGTAAAAGCAAATGGGCTTCTTAAATGCCAGTGTGCTAAACGCCTAAACATGCGAAGGCGCACTTTCCGGAATATGCGGCAGTAATCATGCGCTGTAATCCAGCGCACGTTAGAATCAACAACTCTTAGTTATTCCCATTCACCGACATCGATTTCTTCTCGTGAAAATATCACGATATGATCTACTCTCTCTTACTCTATTCCATTTGATAGAGACTCAACAGTCAACTAGTCATACACTCATACCTTCACCACTTCAGAGTCAACATTATCTTATGACTGAATTCACTTTTTTGCCCCTATTTGTAGGGGTGGCCCTGAATTTATCGGATCTAGATTCAACCAAATTTCGACATAatttatatgtccaaaatctTGGTTGAAATATATAAATCTTGTCCGGTTTATTTATCCAAACTATAatcggattagattattgtctgatttatttgttcggatttaaaccatttaatcaattaagtacattTAAAATCTAATCCAGATTTAATATTTTGTACACCCatgattctatttttttttgccacctcTATTACTTTGTGCATCCTTTTAAAGTTTTAATGTGTGAATGTGGAAAGTAGAAGGACAATTATGTAATTTACAAAAAGATCATACCATTCTTTGAGTTCTTTTGTTTTATGTCTATCTCCTTTACAAAAAGGCTCAAATGCtcaattgaaagttgaaaatgcCTCCATCTCAAGTTACATATTTTACAGTTGTTCTCCATCAACATTAGTTTACAAtcttaagaagaagaagaaaaaaacatgaatGGTGCCATTTCTTTGACCATAATTGATTGACTAAATATTTGAGTAAGTAGCCTATCTACACTATTATTATCTATTACACCAAACAGTAATGAATTATGattaataataaacaaatgCACATGATTAAAGAGAAGCAACCATATTTTAGTGTACAACTAGACCAATATTTCTTTTCCCTAATAATGATTctttagaagaaaaagaacattAGCTATTATGTTTTCTGTTTTGGCATGAGTAGGCCCCTTTTGCATACTAGTCATAATTTTGTTGGGCCCGAAACAGCCCATGTCAACCATGCCCATAAAGCAAAGAATCTCAAAGGAAAGGAAACAACAAGTCAAGTAGTCAACAACCCCTGTAGCCCAGGAAAGAGGCCCAATAACTCAGACCAATAAAAGTCCAAACCCCACTAGCTGACCCCAGAGGCCCAGATCCAAGCCAG
Protein-coding regions in this window:
- the LOC120016822 gene encoding probable LRR receptor-like serine/threonine-protein kinase At1g63430 isoform X1 — translated: MRSDTFTSFVVLCVVFGGLFVIVDSFPRDEVRALLNFKEAIYDDPLVFLSNWNALDADPCDWPGLSCSLARDRVVKINITSSSLRGFLAPELGRITYLQELILHGNNLLGIIPKELGSLKFLKLLDLGMNQLTGPIPPELGNLTSIQKINLQSNGLTGKLPPELGNLKYLQELQLDRNKLQGTLPSTNNSATKSDIRGMYDSNANLTGFCQSSQLKVADFSYNFFVGSIPKCLGYLPSTSFQGNCLQNKDPKQRNATQCSLYGSTPPTRSHQTNISRHRPADDTANHQGSSKPAWLLALEIATGTMVGSLFIVAVLTALQRSNSKSSLIIPWKKSSSEKDHMTVYIDSEMLKDVVRFARQEVEVACEDFSNIIGSSPGSLVYKGTMKGGPEIAVISLCVKKEHWTGYLELYFQKEVADLARLNHENAGKLLGYCRESNPFTRMLVFEYASNGTLYEHLHYGEGCQFSWTRRMNIVLGIARGLKYLHTELEPPFTISELNSSAVYLTDNFSPKLVDFESCKTILARSEKNSGSIANQGAICVLPNSMEERHLDVQGNVYAFGVLLLEIISGRPPYCKDKVCLVEWAQEYLELPEVMSYVVDPELKHFKFDDLKVICEVVHLCIDPDPSKRPSMQELSTLLESRIDTSIPAELNASSLAWAELALSP
- the LOC120016824 gene encoding tubulin beta-8 chain-like, with amino-acid sequence MREILHIQGGQCGNQIGAKFWEVVCAEHGIDSTGRYNGDSDLQLERVNVYYNEASCGRFVPRAVLMDLEPGTMDSVRSGPYGQIFRPDNFVFGQSGAGNNWAKGHYTEGAELIDSVLDVVRKEAENCDCIQGFQVCHSLGGGTGSGMGTLLISKIREEYPDRMMLTFSVFPSPKVSDTVVEPYNATLSVHQLVENADECMVLDNEALYDICFRTLKLTTPSFGDLNHLISATMSGVTCCLRFPGQLNSDLRKLAVNLIPFPRLHFFMVGFAPLTSRGSQQYRALTVPELTQQMWDSKNMMCAADPRHGRYLTASAVFRGKMSTKEVDEQMMNVQNKNSSYFVEWIPNNVKSTVCDIPPTGLKMASTFIGNSTSIQEMFRRVSEQFTAMFRRKAFLHWYTGEGMDEMEFTEAESNMNDLVAEYQQYQDATADEEYEDEEDRYDEEEEA
- the LOC120016822 gene encoding probable LRR receptor-like serine/threonine-protein kinase At1g63430 isoform X2, coding for MRSDTFTSFVVLCVVFGGLFVIVDSFPRDEVRALLNFKEAIYDDPLVFLSNWNALDADPCDWPGLSCSLARDRVVKIILHGNNLLGIIPKELGSLKFLKLLDLGMNQLTGPIPPELGNLTSIQKINLQSNGLTGKLPPELGNLKYLQELQLDRNKLQGTLPSTNNSATKSDIRGMYDSNANLTGFCQSSQLKVADFSYNFFVGSIPKCLGYLPSTSFQGNCLQNKDPKQRNATQCSLYGSTPPTRSHQTNISRHRPADDTANHQGSSKPAWLLALEIATGTMVGSLFIVAVLTALQRSNSKSSLIIPWKKSSSEKDHMTVYIDSEMLKDVVRFARQEVEVACEDFSNIIGSSPGSLVYKGTMKGGPEIAVISLCVKKEHWTGYLELYFQKEVADLARLNHENAGKLLGYCRESNPFTRMLVFEYASNGTLYEHLHYGEGCQFSWTRRMNIVLGIARGLKYLHTELEPPFTISELNSSAVYLTDNFSPKLVDFESCKTILARSEKNSGSIANQGAICVLPNSMEERHLDVQGNVYAFGVLLLEIISGRPPYCKDKVCLVEWAQEYLELPEVMSYVVDPELKHFKFDDLKVICEVVHLCIDPDPSKRPSMQELSTLLESRIDTSIPAELNASSLAWAELALSP
- the LOC120016826 gene encoding actin-depolymerizing factor 1; the protein is MANSSSGMAISDECKLRFLELKAKRVYRFIVFKIDEKAQQVKVEKVGEPSESYEDFTACLPANECRYAVYDFDFTTNENCQKSKIFFVSWSPDTSRVRSKMVYASSKDRFRRELDGVQVELQATDPSEISLDIVKQRAL